Proteins from a genomic interval of Gadus macrocephalus chromosome 2, ASM3116895v1:
- the hgs gene encoding hepatocyte growth factor-regulated tyrosine kinase substrate isoform X4 — protein MGKGGGTFERLIDKATSQLLLETDWESILQICDLIRQGDTQAKYAIGAIKKKLNDKNPHVALYAFEVLESVVKNCGQTVHDEVASKQTMEELKDLIKQTEPNVRNKILYLIQAWAHAFRNEPKYKVVQDTYQIMKVEGHVFPEFKESDAMFAAERAPDWVDAEECHRCRVQFGVMTRKHHCRACGQIFCGKCSSKYSTIPKFGIEKEVRVCEPCFEHLNKKAEGGKASAAAGAAGPAELPPEYLTSPLSQQSQVVVQETMPPKRDEAALQEEEELQLAIALSQSEAEEKERARQKNSYSAYPKAEPTPVTSSAPPVSTLYSSPVNSSAPSAEEVDPELARYLNRTYWEKKQEETRKSPTPSAPAPVPLAEPPPPIAQPVETHPVPVQPVNIVEPQYQNGEAEENHEQFLKALQNSVTTFLNRMKSNHMRGRSITNDSSVLSLFQSINNMHPQLLDILNQLDEKRLYYEGLQDKLAQVRDARAALNALRDEHREKLRRAAEEAERQRQIQLAQKLEIMRQKKQEYLEMQRQLAIQRLQEQEKERQMRLEQQKHTIQMRAQMPAFSLPYAQMQSLPPNVAGGVVYQPGAPPSYPGTFSPAGSVEGSPMHNVYMGQPGQNPPGQYQAMPPADPNMVNAYMYQTAGTNGQPAPPGQAPPTTSPPYSSYQPTPTQGYQNVATQPQSIPNMPQSAPTNGMAYMGYQQYGMPGMMAALPGQDPNMAPQQPYMAGQQPMYQQCCGIGMWQMAPPGGPQQQGQQQQQPQQVVPGSAEAQLISFD, from the exons ATGGGGAAAGGCGGTGGCACATTTGAGAGGCTAATCG ATAAAGCTACCAGTCAGCTGCTACTTGAGACGGACTGGGAGTCGATACTGCAGATCTGTGACCTTATTcgacagggagacacaca AGCCAAGTATGCTATTGGTGCCATCAAGAAGAAGTTGAACGACAAGAATCCACATGTTGCCCTCTATGCATTTGAG GTTCTGGAGTCGGTGGTGAAGAACTGTGGGCAGACTGTTCACGATGAGGTGGCCAGCAAGCAGACCATGGAGGAACTCAAGGACCTCATTAAG CAGACCGAGCCGAACGTGCGCAACAAGATCCTCTACCTGATCCAAGCCTGGGCGCACGCCTTCCGCAACGAGCCCAAGTACAAGGTCGTTCAGGACACGTACCAAATCATGAAGGTGGAGG GACATGTGTTCCCTGAGTTCAAGGAGAGCGACGCTATGTTTGCTGCTGAAAGG GCCCCAGACTGGGTGGACGCTGAGGAGTGCCACCGGTGCAGAGTTCAGTTTGGCGTTATGACTCGAAAG CACCATTGCCGGGCCTGTGGTCAGATTTTCTGTGGAAAGTGTTCCTCTAAGTACTCCACCATCCCCAAGTTTGGGATTGAGAAGGAAGTGCGCGTCTGCGAGCCCTGCTTTGAACATCTGAACAA GAAAGCCGAGGGGGGGAAGGccagcgccgccgccggcgccgccGGGCCGGCCGAGCTGCCGCCCGAGTACCTGACCAGCCCACTGTCCCAGCAGTCTCAGGTAGTGGTCCAGGAAACA ATGCCCCCCAAGAGAGACGAGGCAgctctgcaggaggaggaggagctgcagctGGCCATAGCGCTCTCCCAAAGCgaggcagaggagaaggagagggcg AGGCAGAAGAACTCCTACTCGGCGTATCCCAAAGCCGAGCCCACCCCCGTGACCTCCTCGGCGCCTCCCGTCAGCACGCTGTACTCCTCCCCCGTG AACTCCTCTGCTCCGTCAGCGGAGGAAGTGGACCCAGAG CTGGCCCGGTACCTGAACCGGACCTACTGGGAAAAGAAACAGGAAGAGACCCGCAAGAGTCCCACCCCCTCGGCCCCGGCTCCCGTCCCATTGGCTGAGCCCCCGCCGCCAATCGCTCAGCCGGTGGAAACTCACCCTGTCCCTGTTCAGCCGGTCAACATAgtggag CCGCAGTACCAGAACGGAGAGGCGGAGGAGAACCACGAGCAGTTCCTGAAGGCCCTGCAGAACTCGGTCACCACCTTCCTGAACCGCATGAAGAGCAACCACATGCGCGGGCGCAGCATCACCAACGACAGCTCGGTGCTCTCGCTCTTCCAGTCCATCAACAACATGCACCCCCAGCTGCTGGACATCCTCAACCAGCTGGACGAGAAGAGAT TGTACTACGAGGGTCTGCAGGACAAGCTGGCCCAGGTGCGCGACGCGCGGGCGGCGCTCAACGCCCTGCGGGACGAGCACCGGGAGAAGCTGCGGCgggcggcggaggaggcggagcgcCAGCGGCAGATCCAGCTGGCCCAGAAGCTGGAGATCATGAGGCAGAAGAAACAG GAGTACCTGGAGATGCAGAGGCAGCTGGCCATCCAGCGCCtccaggagcaggagaaggagcgcCAGATGCGTCTGGAGCAACAGAAGCACACCATCCAGATGCGCGCCCAGATGCCTGCCTTCTCCCTGCCCTATGCCCAG ATGCAGTCCTTGCCCCCCAACGTGGCGGGGGGCGTGGTGTACCAGCCCGGGGCCCCGCCCAGCTACCCCGGGACGTTCAGCCCCGCGGGCTCGGTGGAGGGCTCCCCCATGCACAACGTCTACATGGGCCAGCCGGGCCAGAACCCCCCCGGACAGTACCAGGCCATGCCGCCCGCAG ATCCCAATATGGTCAACGCGTATATGTACCAGACTGCGGGAACCAATGGGCAACCCGCACCGCCTggccaggccccgcccacaacGTCCCCGCCCTACTCTAGCTATCAGCCCACGCCCACGCAGGGCTACCAG AACGTAGCCACCCAGCCGCAGAGCATCCCCAACATGCCCCAGTCGGCCCCCACCAACGGGATGGCCTACATGGGCTACCAGCAGTACGGTATGCCGGGCATGATGGCAGCCCTGCCGGGTCAGGACCCCAACATGGCCCCCCAGCAGCCCTACATGGCGGGCCAGCAGCCCATGTATCAGCAG TGTTGTGGAATTGGAATGTGGCAGATGGCGCCTCCTGGTGGACCGCAGcagcaggggcagcagcagcagcagccccaacAGGTCGTGCCCGGTAGTGCAGAAGCACAGCTCATCTCCTTTGACTGA
- the hgs gene encoding hepatocyte growth factor-regulated tyrosine kinase substrate isoform X5: protein MGKGGGTFERLIDKATSQLLLETDWESILQICDLIRQGDTQAKYAIGAIKKKLNDKNPHVALYAFEVLESVVKNCGQTVHDEVASKQTMEELKDLIKQTEPNVRNKILYLIQAWAHAFRNEPKYKVVQDTYQIMKVEGHVFPEFKESDAMFAAERAPDWVDAEECHRCRVQFGVMTRKHHCRACGQIFCGKCSSKYSTIPKFGIEKEVRVCEPCFEHLNNHPSLSPPPRKAEGGKASAAAGAAGPAELPPEYLTSPLSQQSQMPPKRDEAALQEEEELQLAIALSQSEAEEKERARQKNSYSAYPKAEPTPVTSSAPPVSTLYSSPVNSSAPSAEEVDPELARYLNRTYWEKKQEETRKSPTPSAPAPVPLAEPPPPIAQPVETHPVPVQPVNIVEPQYQNGEAEENHEQFLKALQNSVTTFLNRMKSNHMRGRSITNDSSVLSLFQSINNMHPQLLDILNQLDEKRLYYEGLQDKLAQVRDARAALNALRDEHREKLRRAAEEAERQRQIQLAQKLEIMRQKKQEYLEMQRQLAIQRLQEQEKERQMRLEQQKHTIQMRAQMPAFSLPYAQMQSLPPNVAGGVVYQPGAPPSYPGTFSPAGSVEGSPMHNVYMGQPGQNPPGQYQAMPPADPNMVNAYMYQTAGTNGQPAPPGQAPPTTSPPYSSYQPTPTQGYQNVATQPQSIPNMPQSAPTNGMAYMGYQQYGMPGMMAALPGQDPNMAPQQPYMAGQQPMYQQMAPPGGPQQQGQQQQQPQQVVPGSAEAQLISFD from the exons ATGGGGAAAGGCGGTGGCACATTTGAGAGGCTAATCG ATAAAGCTACCAGTCAGCTGCTACTTGAGACGGACTGGGAGTCGATACTGCAGATCTGTGACCTTATTcgacagggagacacaca AGCCAAGTATGCTATTGGTGCCATCAAGAAGAAGTTGAACGACAAGAATCCACATGTTGCCCTCTATGCATTTGAG GTTCTGGAGTCGGTGGTGAAGAACTGTGGGCAGACTGTTCACGATGAGGTGGCCAGCAAGCAGACCATGGAGGAACTCAAGGACCTCATTAAG CAGACCGAGCCGAACGTGCGCAACAAGATCCTCTACCTGATCCAAGCCTGGGCGCACGCCTTCCGCAACGAGCCCAAGTACAAGGTCGTTCAGGACACGTACCAAATCATGAAGGTGGAGG GACATGTGTTCCCTGAGTTCAAGGAGAGCGACGCTATGTTTGCTGCTGAAAGG GCCCCAGACTGGGTGGACGCTGAGGAGTGCCACCGGTGCAGAGTTCAGTTTGGCGTTATGACTCGAAAG CACCATTGCCGGGCCTGTGGTCAGATTTTCTGTGGAAAGTGTTCCTCTAAGTACTCCACCATCCCCAAGTTTGGGATTGAGAAGGAAGTGCGCGTCTGCGAGCCCTGCTTTGAACATCTGAACAA ccacccctccctctctcccccgcctaGGAAAGCCGAGGGGGGGAAGGccagcgccgccgccggcgccgccGGGCCGGCCGAGCTGCCGCCCGAGTACCTGACCAGCCCACTGTCCCAGCAGTCTCAG ATGCCCCCCAAGAGAGACGAGGCAgctctgcaggaggaggaggagctgcagctGGCCATAGCGCTCTCCCAAAGCgaggcagaggagaaggagagggcg AGGCAGAAGAACTCCTACTCGGCGTATCCCAAAGCCGAGCCCACCCCCGTGACCTCCTCGGCGCCTCCCGTCAGCACGCTGTACTCCTCCCCCGTG AACTCCTCTGCTCCGTCAGCGGAGGAAGTGGACCCAGAG CTGGCCCGGTACCTGAACCGGACCTACTGGGAAAAGAAACAGGAAGAGACCCGCAAGAGTCCCACCCCCTCGGCCCCGGCTCCCGTCCCATTGGCTGAGCCCCCGCCGCCAATCGCTCAGCCGGTGGAAACTCACCCTGTCCCTGTTCAGCCGGTCAACATAgtggag CCGCAGTACCAGAACGGAGAGGCGGAGGAGAACCACGAGCAGTTCCTGAAGGCCCTGCAGAACTCGGTCACCACCTTCCTGAACCGCATGAAGAGCAACCACATGCGCGGGCGCAGCATCACCAACGACAGCTCGGTGCTCTCGCTCTTCCAGTCCATCAACAACATGCACCCCCAGCTGCTGGACATCCTCAACCAGCTGGACGAGAAGAGAT TGTACTACGAGGGTCTGCAGGACAAGCTGGCCCAGGTGCGCGACGCGCGGGCGGCGCTCAACGCCCTGCGGGACGAGCACCGGGAGAAGCTGCGGCgggcggcggaggaggcggagcgcCAGCGGCAGATCCAGCTGGCCCAGAAGCTGGAGATCATGAGGCAGAAGAAACAG GAGTACCTGGAGATGCAGAGGCAGCTGGCCATCCAGCGCCtccaggagcaggagaaggagcgcCAGATGCGTCTGGAGCAACAGAAGCACACCATCCAGATGCGCGCCCAGATGCCTGCCTTCTCCCTGCCCTATGCCCAG ATGCAGTCCTTGCCCCCCAACGTGGCGGGGGGCGTGGTGTACCAGCCCGGGGCCCCGCCCAGCTACCCCGGGACGTTCAGCCCCGCGGGCTCGGTGGAGGGCTCCCCCATGCACAACGTCTACATGGGCCAGCCGGGCCAGAACCCCCCCGGACAGTACCAGGCCATGCCGCCCGCAG ATCCCAATATGGTCAACGCGTATATGTACCAGACTGCGGGAACCAATGGGCAACCCGCACCGCCTggccaggccccgcccacaacGTCCCCGCCCTACTCTAGCTATCAGCCCACGCCCACGCAGGGCTACCAG AACGTAGCCACCCAGCCGCAGAGCATCCCCAACATGCCCCAGTCGGCCCCCACCAACGGGATGGCCTACATGGGCTACCAGCAGTACGGTATGCCGGGCATGATGGCAGCCCTGCCGGGTCAGGACCCCAACATGGCCCCCCAGCAGCCCTACATGGCGGGCCAGCAGCCCATGTATCAGCAG ATGGCGCCTCCTGGTGGACCGCAGcagcaggggcagcagcagcagcagccccaacAGGTCGTGCCCGGTAGTGCAGAAGCACAGCTCATCTCCTTTGACTGA
- the hgs gene encoding hepatocyte growth factor-regulated tyrosine kinase substrate isoform X7, protein MGKGGGTFERLIDKATSQLLLETDWESILQICDLIRQGDTQAKYAIGAIKKKLNDKNPHVALYAFEVLESVVKNCGQTVHDEVASKQTMEELKDLIKQTEPNVRNKILYLIQAWAHAFRNEPKYKVVQDTYQIMKVEGHVFPEFKESDAMFAAERAPDWVDAEECHRCRVQFGVMTRKHHCRACGQIFCGKCSSKYSTIPKFGIEKEVRVCEPCFEHLNKKAEGGKASAAAGAAGPAELPPEYLTSPLSQQSQMPPKRDEAALQEEEELQLAIALSQSEAEEKERARQKNSYSAYPKAEPTPVTSSAPPVSTLYSSPVNSSAPSAEEVDPELARYLNRTYWEKKQEETRKSPTPSAPAPVPLAEPPPPIAQPVETHPVPVQPVNIVEPQYQNGEAEENHEQFLKALQNSVTTFLNRMKSNHMRGRSITNDSSVLSLFQSINNMHPQLLDILNQLDEKRLYYEGLQDKLAQVRDARAALNALRDEHREKLRRAAEEAERQRQIQLAQKLEIMRQKKQEYLEMQRQLAIQRLQEQEKERQMRLEQQKHTIQMRAQMPAFSLPYAQMQSLPPNVAGGVVYQPGAPPSYPGTFSPAGSVEGSPMHNVYMGQPGQNPPGQYQAMPPADPNMVNAYMYQTAGTNGQPAPPGQAPPTTSPPYSSYQPTPTQGYQNVATQPQSIPNMPQSAPTNGMAYMGYQQYGMPGMMAALPGQDPNMAPQQPYMAGQQPMYQQMAPPGGPQQQGQQQQQPQQVVPGSAEAQLISFD, encoded by the exons ATGGGGAAAGGCGGTGGCACATTTGAGAGGCTAATCG ATAAAGCTACCAGTCAGCTGCTACTTGAGACGGACTGGGAGTCGATACTGCAGATCTGTGACCTTATTcgacagggagacacaca AGCCAAGTATGCTATTGGTGCCATCAAGAAGAAGTTGAACGACAAGAATCCACATGTTGCCCTCTATGCATTTGAG GTTCTGGAGTCGGTGGTGAAGAACTGTGGGCAGACTGTTCACGATGAGGTGGCCAGCAAGCAGACCATGGAGGAACTCAAGGACCTCATTAAG CAGACCGAGCCGAACGTGCGCAACAAGATCCTCTACCTGATCCAAGCCTGGGCGCACGCCTTCCGCAACGAGCCCAAGTACAAGGTCGTTCAGGACACGTACCAAATCATGAAGGTGGAGG GACATGTGTTCCCTGAGTTCAAGGAGAGCGACGCTATGTTTGCTGCTGAAAGG GCCCCAGACTGGGTGGACGCTGAGGAGTGCCACCGGTGCAGAGTTCAGTTTGGCGTTATGACTCGAAAG CACCATTGCCGGGCCTGTGGTCAGATTTTCTGTGGAAAGTGTTCCTCTAAGTACTCCACCATCCCCAAGTTTGGGATTGAGAAGGAAGTGCGCGTCTGCGAGCCCTGCTTTGAACATCTGAACAA GAAAGCCGAGGGGGGGAAGGccagcgccgccgccggcgccgccGGGCCGGCCGAGCTGCCGCCCGAGTACCTGACCAGCCCACTGTCCCAGCAGTCTCAG ATGCCCCCCAAGAGAGACGAGGCAgctctgcaggaggaggaggagctgcagctGGCCATAGCGCTCTCCCAAAGCgaggcagaggagaaggagagggcg AGGCAGAAGAACTCCTACTCGGCGTATCCCAAAGCCGAGCCCACCCCCGTGACCTCCTCGGCGCCTCCCGTCAGCACGCTGTACTCCTCCCCCGTG AACTCCTCTGCTCCGTCAGCGGAGGAAGTGGACCCAGAG CTGGCCCGGTACCTGAACCGGACCTACTGGGAAAAGAAACAGGAAGAGACCCGCAAGAGTCCCACCCCCTCGGCCCCGGCTCCCGTCCCATTGGCTGAGCCCCCGCCGCCAATCGCTCAGCCGGTGGAAACTCACCCTGTCCCTGTTCAGCCGGTCAACATAgtggag CCGCAGTACCAGAACGGAGAGGCGGAGGAGAACCACGAGCAGTTCCTGAAGGCCCTGCAGAACTCGGTCACCACCTTCCTGAACCGCATGAAGAGCAACCACATGCGCGGGCGCAGCATCACCAACGACAGCTCGGTGCTCTCGCTCTTCCAGTCCATCAACAACATGCACCCCCAGCTGCTGGACATCCTCAACCAGCTGGACGAGAAGAGAT TGTACTACGAGGGTCTGCAGGACAAGCTGGCCCAGGTGCGCGACGCGCGGGCGGCGCTCAACGCCCTGCGGGACGAGCACCGGGAGAAGCTGCGGCgggcggcggaggaggcggagcgcCAGCGGCAGATCCAGCTGGCCCAGAAGCTGGAGATCATGAGGCAGAAGAAACAG GAGTACCTGGAGATGCAGAGGCAGCTGGCCATCCAGCGCCtccaggagcaggagaaggagcgcCAGATGCGTCTGGAGCAACAGAAGCACACCATCCAGATGCGCGCCCAGATGCCTGCCTTCTCCCTGCCCTATGCCCAG ATGCAGTCCTTGCCCCCCAACGTGGCGGGGGGCGTGGTGTACCAGCCCGGGGCCCCGCCCAGCTACCCCGGGACGTTCAGCCCCGCGGGCTCGGTGGAGGGCTCCCCCATGCACAACGTCTACATGGGCCAGCCGGGCCAGAACCCCCCCGGACAGTACCAGGCCATGCCGCCCGCAG ATCCCAATATGGTCAACGCGTATATGTACCAGACTGCGGGAACCAATGGGCAACCCGCACCGCCTggccaggccccgcccacaacGTCCCCGCCCTACTCTAGCTATCAGCCCACGCCCACGCAGGGCTACCAG AACGTAGCCACCCAGCCGCAGAGCATCCCCAACATGCCCCAGTCGGCCCCCACCAACGGGATGGCCTACATGGGCTACCAGCAGTACGGTATGCCGGGCATGATGGCAGCCCTGCCGGGTCAGGACCCCAACATGGCCCCCCAGCAGCCCTACATGGCGGGCCAGCAGCCCATGTATCAGCAG ATGGCGCCTCCTGGTGGACCGCAGcagcaggggcagcagcagcagcagccccaacAGGTCGTGCCCGGTAGTGCAGAAGCACAGCTCATCTCCTTTGACTGA
- the hgs gene encoding hepatocyte growth factor-regulated tyrosine kinase substrate isoform X3, whose translation MGKGGGTFERLIDKATSQLLLETDWESILQICDLIRQGDTQAKYAIGAIKKKLNDKNPHVALYAFEVLESVVKNCGQTVHDEVASKQTMEELKDLIKQTEPNVRNKILYLIQAWAHAFRNEPKYKVVQDTYQIMKVEGHVFPEFKESDAMFAAERAPDWVDAEECHRCRVQFGVMTRKHHCRACGQIFCGKCSSKYSTIPKFGIEKEVRVCEPCFEHLNNHPSLSPPPRKAEGGKASAAAGAAGPAELPPEYLTSPLSQQSQVVVQETMPPKRDEAALQEEEELQLAIALSQSEAEEKERARQKNSYSAYPKAEPTPVTSSAPPVSTLYSSPVNSSAPSAEEVDPELARYLNRTYWEKKQEETRKSPTPSAPAPVPLAEPPPPIAQPVETHPVPVQPVNIVEPQYQNGEAEENHEQFLKALQNSVTTFLNRMKSNHMRGRSITNDSSVLSLFQSINNMHPQLLDILNQLDEKRLYYEGLQDKLAQVRDARAALNALRDEHREKLRRAAEEAERQRQIQLAQKLEIMRQKKQEYLEMQRQLAIQRLQEQEKERQMRLEQQKHTIQMRAQMPAFSLPYAQMQSLPPNVAGGVVYQPGAPPSYPGTFSPAGSVEGSPMHNVYMGQPGQNPPGQYQAMPPADPNMVNAYMYQTAGTNGQPAPPGQAPPTTSPPYSSYQPTPTQGYQNVATQPQSIPNMPQSAPTNGMAYMGYQQYGMPGMMAALPGQDPNMAPQQPYMAGQQPMYQQMAPPGGPQQQGQQQQQPQQVVPGSAEAQLISFD comes from the exons ATGGGGAAAGGCGGTGGCACATTTGAGAGGCTAATCG ATAAAGCTACCAGTCAGCTGCTACTTGAGACGGACTGGGAGTCGATACTGCAGATCTGTGACCTTATTcgacagggagacacaca AGCCAAGTATGCTATTGGTGCCATCAAGAAGAAGTTGAACGACAAGAATCCACATGTTGCCCTCTATGCATTTGAG GTTCTGGAGTCGGTGGTGAAGAACTGTGGGCAGACTGTTCACGATGAGGTGGCCAGCAAGCAGACCATGGAGGAACTCAAGGACCTCATTAAG CAGACCGAGCCGAACGTGCGCAACAAGATCCTCTACCTGATCCAAGCCTGGGCGCACGCCTTCCGCAACGAGCCCAAGTACAAGGTCGTTCAGGACACGTACCAAATCATGAAGGTGGAGG GACATGTGTTCCCTGAGTTCAAGGAGAGCGACGCTATGTTTGCTGCTGAAAGG GCCCCAGACTGGGTGGACGCTGAGGAGTGCCACCGGTGCAGAGTTCAGTTTGGCGTTATGACTCGAAAG CACCATTGCCGGGCCTGTGGTCAGATTTTCTGTGGAAAGTGTTCCTCTAAGTACTCCACCATCCCCAAGTTTGGGATTGAGAAGGAAGTGCGCGTCTGCGAGCCCTGCTTTGAACATCTGAACAA ccacccctccctctctcccccgcctaGGAAAGCCGAGGGGGGGAAGGccagcgccgccgccggcgccgccGGGCCGGCCGAGCTGCCGCCCGAGTACCTGACCAGCCCACTGTCCCAGCAGTCTCAGGTAGTGGTCCAGGAAACA ATGCCCCCCAAGAGAGACGAGGCAgctctgcaggaggaggaggagctgcagctGGCCATAGCGCTCTCCCAAAGCgaggcagaggagaaggagagggcg AGGCAGAAGAACTCCTACTCGGCGTATCCCAAAGCCGAGCCCACCCCCGTGACCTCCTCGGCGCCTCCCGTCAGCACGCTGTACTCCTCCCCCGTG AACTCCTCTGCTCCGTCAGCGGAGGAAGTGGACCCAGAG CTGGCCCGGTACCTGAACCGGACCTACTGGGAAAAGAAACAGGAAGAGACCCGCAAGAGTCCCACCCCCTCGGCCCCGGCTCCCGTCCCATTGGCTGAGCCCCCGCCGCCAATCGCTCAGCCGGTGGAAACTCACCCTGTCCCTGTTCAGCCGGTCAACATAgtggag CCGCAGTACCAGAACGGAGAGGCGGAGGAGAACCACGAGCAGTTCCTGAAGGCCCTGCAGAACTCGGTCACCACCTTCCTGAACCGCATGAAGAGCAACCACATGCGCGGGCGCAGCATCACCAACGACAGCTCGGTGCTCTCGCTCTTCCAGTCCATCAACAACATGCACCCCCAGCTGCTGGACATCCTCAACCAGCTGGACGAGAAGAGAT TGTACTACGAGGGTCTGCAGGACAAGCTGGCCCAGGTGCGCGACGCGCGGGCGGCGCTCAACGCCCTGCGGGACGAGCACCGGGAGAAGCTGCGGCgggcggcggaggaggcggagcgcCAGCGGCAGATCCAGCTGGCCCAGAAGCTGGAGATCATGAGGCAGAAGAAACAG GAGTACCTGGAGATGCAGAGGCAGCTGGCCATCCAGCGCCtccaggagcaggagaaggagcgcCAGATGCGTCTGGAGCAACAGAAGCACACCATCCAGATGCGCGCCCAGATGCCTGCCTTCTCCCTGCCCTATGCCCAG ATGCAGTCCTTGCCCCCCAACGTGGCGGGGGGCGTGGTGTACCAGCCCGGGGCCCCGCCCAGCTACCCCGGGACGTTCAGCCCCGCGGGCTCGGTGGAGGGCTCCCCCATGCACAACGTCTACATGGGCCAGCCGGGCCAGAACCCCCCCGGACAGTACCAGGCCATGCCGCCCGCAG ATCCCAATATGGTCAACGCGTATATGTACCAGACTGCGGGAACCAATGGGCAACCCGCACCGCCTggccaggccccgcccacaacGTCCCCGCCCTACTCTAGCTATCAGCCCACGCCCACGCAGGGCTACCAG AACGTAGCCACCCAGCCGCAGAGCATCCCCAACATGCCCCAGTCGGCCCCCACCAACGGGATGGCCTACATGGGCTACCAGCAGTACGGTATGCCGGGCATGATGGCAGCCCTGCCGGGTCAGGACCCCAACATGGCCCCCCAGCAGCCCTACATGGCGGGCCAGCAGCCCATGTATCAGCAG ATGGCGCCTCCTGGTGGACCGCAGcagcaggggcagcagcagcagcagccccaacAGGTCGTGCCCGGTAGTGCAGAAGCACAGCTCATCTCCTTTGACTGA